A part of SAR86 cluster bacterium genomic DNA contains:
- a CDS encoding HD domain-containing protein — protein MKNNNLLKQATFSSMTDGTSEDYTIIAEHAIDHASKLPDRVLEHLSILEGDTGGFAIDRLAHSLQTATRAYRDGKDEEYVVCALLHDIGDTLASANHADLAATMLKPFISDKNYWIVKHHGIFQGYYFFNYLGLDKNLRDEFKGHEYWNDCAEFCAKYDQNSFDPDYDNMSLDEFKPMVQKVFSKPKESIYKKRDY, from the coding sequence ATGAAAAATAATAATTTATTAAAACAAGCTACTTTTTCTTCTATGACAGACGGAACATCTGAAGACTATACTATAATTGCTGAACATGCTATTGATCATGCTTCAAAATTACCCGATAGAGTTTTAGAACATCTAAGCATTCTTGAAGGAGATACAGGAGGCTTTGCAATAGATAGGTTGGCACATTCTTTGCAAACAGCAACTAGGGCATACAGAGATGGAAAAGATGAAGAATATGTAGTTTGTGCTTTACTCCATGACATAGGTGATACTTTAGCTTCTGCTAATCATGCTGATTTAGCTGCAACCATGTTGAAACCTTTTATATCAGATAAGAATTACTGGATTGTAAAACATCATGGAATCTTTCAAGGATACTATTTCTTTAATTATCTAGGCTTAGATAAAAATCTTAGAGACGAATTTAAAGGCCATGAATATTGGAATGACTGTGCAGAATTTTGTGCGAAGTATGATCAAAATTCTTTTGATCCTGATTACGACAACATGTCTTTAGATGAATTTAAGCCTATGGTACAAAAAGTTTTTTCTAAGCCAAAAGAATCAATTTATAAGAAAAGAGATTATTAG